Below is a window of Malus domestica chromosome 13, GDT2T_hap1 DNA.
CATGAACATCCCAAAAAACTTCAACTCTGTTTCTGTTCACATCAACGCAATCATTCCCTCTGAACTTCCAATGAAGACGCTTCACACGAACGGCCTGGATCCCATCAATCTTTATCTCCAACTCCGGATCAGACCCATCTGAGCCGTTGCTGCACTCGATCAAAATCTCATGGAAATTCTCCTTCTCGTGAAACTTGATTCGTGTCGAAAACTTCCTCTTCCCGAACAAATGCTCCCTCATCGAAACCAAGATCGGTTCGATGAGCGACGGCCGGCAGGCAGTTTTTCTGAATGCGGCTTTCTTCTGATCACCAACGAGCAAAACCACCTCGTCTTCGCAGACAATGGCGACGTAGTAGTCCGATTGTGGCTCCGTTTCGCCGTTGAATTTCGCGGCTTTGAGGTCCCAGACGACATCCACGGCGCTGCCGTCCACCGTGAATTGCTTGGAGCCTTGCTTGCGCCAGAAGTACCACGGCTTGAGCTCGATTTTGCATCGACACTCTTCGTCTCTGTTTTGGCCTTGCACCGAAACAGAGAGGCCGTGGAGTAACAGATTCTTGCACCAGTTGACGGTGATCAGCCGACACTGGCCGGCTATCTTCGTGCTGTACACTGACATGAACATGCTCTGCCCCGACCTGATCTCGCCGGCTGGGGTGGGATGAGTGCCGGCTGAGAAGCAGGGCGGAATTCCAATTGAATCATGCATGGTTACTCAACGAAATGTATGAAAACCAATTGATTTAACTAATGAAAGAGGAATGCGTTCGATTAGCTAAGATCCTGCACGAAAGATTTGAAAGAGAGGTTTTCTTGCAGCATGGCATCCAAATGATTAAATTCCCAAACTGGCAGActtagagggagagagaagcgAGGACGAGAGTAAACAGTTTATATTATGATAGTACAAGCGATAGTCTGCGCTAAACTTAAATCTATAAGTGTAACGCGTTTACGTTTAATGTAAACTGTGCGAGCCCTTTTCCAATCTGTTATTGGGATTATGTTTATAACAACACCTACTTTATTTCGTCTTGGAAGTGGTTTGGGTTGGGAGAATAAGTTTGATCCCAATAAAATCTACCGTTTTCATGCATGGAAAAAAGCAAACGAGCTCCTTTTCCATCACATATGGAGTTCATGTGACAGTGTACCAGAAATTAAACAACCCAaaaagggtaatgttagggagggTAAAGGGGATTAATTTggattaaatattaaataatttggATTTACGATGTGGATAAATTATGATTCCACGTGGTTTACGTGCTTTAAGCAGATTTGTCTTTGTTACCAGGTATTTTTAACTCCTGGATTGAACTGTATGGAGTGAGTCGTGTGTGGGGAAGTGAGCAGATAGCAGGAATCCTGGGTGGCAGGTGCAGAAAGATGGGAGGAATCTGCTGTGCTCCAACTCAGAGTCTCCACAGCTCTCTTAGATGCTTTGGTGACAATGAAATGGTTACTGAACGAGCAGGCTACTGAATCGACCTTTACCTGTCTcaagaattaaaacttcatttagACATACCAACATAAAGAAATTCATGAGCAGGCTACTGAAGCTTCATTTATCACAACATATAGTCAGTAGGGCAATTACAATCGCGCACTCGCGCGCACAACATATAGATACATCAGAGGTGCTCACTACGTGAGGAAGAAGCACTAAGGAAAGAATGGTGGTCCACGAGCACTATCCTTGAGCTTTTGAAAAGAGAGAAAGCGACTTCCTGTTACTTGCAGTTAAAGAATCTAACATATCGCTTTGGTACCTGCACAGCTTTCTCTATAGCTTTCTGGAAGGTTACCCTAAACTACAGGAGGAGGCATACAGCAAGAGTACAAATGCGAATCAAGTGAGCTGGGCGAATCCACTGTTGCATCTGAAGTGATTGAGATCAATTATCATCACAGTGATGTCATCCAAACTACCCCTACTCGTGGCAAGTCTCACAAGCTCCTTACAAGCAGCCACCAGTCCACCCGAAGAGGTAGGTTGAATCTTCGTGCTTACTCGCTTTACCACTGATATTCTTCTCGACTTTGATGGAGGCCTTTCATTTTCATTCGGAAATTCATTCTCGCTATCTTTCCAGCTATCTGGAGATTGAGTCTCTTTTTTGGGTGATTCCATCTTTGTGTTTAATCGCTTTACTAAGGATATTCTTCTTGCCTTTGATGGAGGGctttcattttcacttgcaagGTCATTCTCACTACCTTGCCAGCTATTGACCGCCTTCTTAAAGCCTGGGGATTGCATCCCTTTTACTTGCTTAACCAGCGAAATCCTTCGCAACTTTGATGAAGGGCTCACACTGACACAGCCATAGTCATCGTCATTCAGAAGATCTCCTGAGGGTGCCGATTTCTTCTGAATTGAACATAATCGTTTCACAGTATCGATGGCTTCTTGGTTGTCAACCTAGGTAAAACGGTTCAACATCAGAGTTAGAAAGAACAGACTTTCATTATTCTCAGCAGGGATGTAGACTCAGATATCCATTCATGCACCAAGAAAGACTTTAACAAttagcagaaaaagaaaatggtagATTTATCTATGCAAAATGCAAGTCAATACAAGCAATGAGATATCAGCAAAAGCATTAATGACTGCATTTCCAGTTTTTACAATACTTCCAAATAATAAGATAGATATTTCATGCATGAAGGGTTCCGTTCTTACCTCTCCCCATAGTCCATCCGAAGCCAATACAAGAAATTCCATATCTGGAGTCAGCTGCAGGATCTTTGTTTCAGGCTCGGCCACCACCCAGTTTTTCAGATGAGCATCTCCAATGCTTCTAGAAACAGAAAGAACCCCGTGAACTCTCCATGCTCCTCGGTGGAACTCTACATAACCTCCCTAATCACAATACCAACAATTACCATCAAAATATTTCCAATATATGTCAGTACTATGTACTTGTGACAATGATTATGTTAAATACCTCATGCTCTATTCTGTTGCGTTCGTCCTCCTGTTCTGCCTTATGATCCTTTGTAAGAGCTTCCGCCACTCCACCTCTACAAAGAACTGCCCGGCAATCTCCCAAGTTTGAAATAACAACCTCCTGCCCTTCGATTAAGGCTGTGACACAGCAGGTTCCGCTGCCTAAGCCCTGCATTCACCCGAAATCATCAATAAACCTTTACTAATACAGACCATGTTCTCAGTCATAACTAACAATATTAATCTCCACAATTCAGTTGAGCCGAACAACATTTTCATGTATCGAGGGAGGCTAATAATCAATGAAGTTTTCTAAGCAAATTGGATGgaattcatcattttttttgcttCCAAATGTCACGTTTACACCTCACGCCTCTAACATGTAATCAGTCAAGAGAATTAAGGATGCAGAGAAACCAGAATTGCAATTACCTGTTCCAAGAACTCCTGGTCTGTCTTCAGATACCCAGCTTTAACTGCCTCTTCAGTTTCCGTATGCATTTCCATCATTTCGACAATATTATTGTGCAAATTCTCAGCAACAAAGTCTGCGGCCCTCTTCCCACCATGCCCGTCATACACCCCAAAAAACGCCtacaaattgaagaaaaagaaattaaattagaaaaGCCAACAAAGAaagtactaaaaaaaaagggattccAGCAAACCCCATAAATGATTAGAGCCAATTTGCTTACTTTCTTTGACTTCTGTCCCTGTAAGCAAGAAACAATCTTGTGGGTATCTTCCATAAACTTCTTCTTGCCTTTGGAGGCGGAGACCCCAACTCCAATCCCGTTGAAGCAGACGGCGCCGTTCTGAGGGGTGAAATCCCGGAGCTTCTCGGTTTTAATTTCTTGCAGGACGTTCGGGATTGCAATCATCGGGGGTCTCTTCCGCttcagagaagaagatgaagcggCAACCGCATCGAGCACGGCGGCGGTAGCGCATAACGAATCGGAATGCGAAACGGGGAGTTCTGAGCTCGCCATTGTTGTAGAAaacgtagagagagagagagagagagagagagagaggcgccAACGGCTAGAAATAAAATGTGAGAGAAAGTGATGGGCGAGGACTGAAGTAGTAATAAAGCAGAGGATTGGAAGGGGCAGAGAGAAGTTAGGGTTCTGGTGGGGTCAAAACTAGGAGCCGTTAGGAATGCGGTCAAAACTTTGAAATAAATTTGGTTCCAGAAACTTTCCCGGATAAATTTAACTgaaaaaataacagaaatttCAAGATTTCAGTTAACGACTATCTACAGTTGTAATAACAATTTTGACTTTTTCAAGCCAAAAAGTTGGATTTGACCAGTTGGGTTAGGATTGATCAATTCGTCTGTGCTAATCGACAGAATTAAATCGATTAATCTATCAGACCGTTTTGTGTTACAATGTAACGTCAATTGGAGCGAATTCGATGATAACGAACTTATATATGGGATGTTTTTGTATTAAAAATGATTCTTGATGCGACATGTAATACTTTTACGGTCACTTATTATAACCATTAAACTCTTGCTCTATAATATTAGCTAAATTATTCGGTCAAGTATCTTCAAGTTACGTTAGGCCCTTTTGAATTAGTGAAAATGGATTGGATTAGAGGTTTTAATAGTATCggaaaattaaaccaaaaaatatttgtaGATGTTGGGCAACTTGCCTACGTCCTCTTTGGCGGACTAGGATCCTCGTCCATCCATTATATCTGGATCACCCAATCTCAACC
It encodes the following:
- the LOC103435955 gene encoding probable protein phosphatase 2C 14, whose amino-acid sequence is MASSELPVSHSDSLCATAAVLDAVAASSSSLKRKRPPMIAIPNVLQEIKTEKLRDFTPQNGAVCFNGIGVGVSASKGKKKFMEDTHKIVSCLQGQKSKKAFFGVYDGHGGKRAADFVAENLHNNIVEMMEMHTETEEAVKAGYLKTDQEFLEQGLGSGTCCVTALIEGQEVVISNLGDCRAVLCRGGVAEALTKDHKAEQEDERNRIEHEGGYVEFHRGAWRVHGVLSVSRSIGDAHLKNWVVAEPETKILQLTPDMEFLVLASDGLWGEVDNQEAIDTVKRLCSIQKKSAPSGDLLNDDDYGCVSVSPSSKLRRISLVKQVKGMQSPGFKKAVNSWQGSENDLASENESPPSKARRISLVKRLNTKMESPIKRVSTKIQPTSSGGLVAACKELVRLATSRGSLDDITVMIIDLNHFRCNITMHDSIGIPPCFSAGTHPTPAGEIRSGQSMFMSVYSTKIAGQCRLITVNWCKNLLLHGLSVSVQGQNRDEECRCKIELKPWYFWRKQGSKQFTVDGSAVDVVWDLKAAKFNGETEPQSDYYVAIVCEDEVVLLVGDQKKAAFRKTACRPSLIEPILVSMREHLFGKRKFSTRIKFHEKENFHEILIECSNGSDGSDPELEIKIDGIQAVRVKRLHWKFRGNDCVDVNRNRVEVFWDVHDWLFCSGPRHGLFIFTLVSAEPTAEKPSLSTVDQSLTEKVCLLDL